The Hyphomicrobiales bacterium genome includes a region encoding these proteins:
- the cysE gene encoding serine O-acetyltransferase → MILANTSTGVVLSTIDPMWQEIRREAESAVAQEPAVSSLMHSAVLNHERLEDAVAARISDRLEISDVRSSDLRDAFREAFADQPNLKEIVRADLTAVYERDPACERFIEPLLYFKGFQAIQAHRLAHWLLARGRKDFALLIQSAVSERFQVDINPAVKIGRGFFMDHATGVIVGETAVIGDNVSILQNVTLGGTGKAGGDRHPKIADGVLIGAGAKVLGNITVGHCSRVAAGSVVLKDVPPEMTVAGVPAKVVSQTGCSEPSRSMDQILAEKDDLYLGENI, encoded by the coding sequence ATGATATTGGCAAATACATCAACAGGCGTCGTGCTTTCGACAATTGATCCTATGTGGCAAGAAATTCGCCGCGAGGCAGAATCTGCTGTGGCACAAGAGCCTGCGGTTTCAAGTTTGATGCATTCTGCAGTGTTAAACCATGAGCGGCTTGAAGATGCGGTTGCTGCGCGAATTTCTGATCGTTTGGAGATTAGCGACGTCCGTTCATCTGATTTACGTGATGCGTTTCGTGAAGCTTTTGCAGATCAGCCGAATTTAAAAGAAATTGTCCGCGCCGACCTTACCGCTGTTTATGAGCGTGATCCTGCTTGTGAACGGTTTATTGAGCCGTTGTTATATTTCAAAGGCTTTCAAGCCATTCAAGCCCACCGCCTTGCGCATTGGTTGCTCGCACGCGGGCGCAAAGATTTTGCCCTGCTTATTCAATCAGCGGTGTCTGAGCGTTTTCAAGTCGACATCAACCCAGCGGTAAAAATAGGCCGCGGCTTCTTTATGGATCATGCAACGGGCGTGATTGTTGGAGAGACGGCGGTAATTGGTGATAATGTCTCCATCCTGCAAAATGTTACCCTTGGTGGTACTGGCAAAGCAGGTGGTGACCGCCATCCGAAAATTGCTGATGGTGTATTGATCGGTGCTGGCGCCAAGGTTTTAGGTAACATCACAGTTGGCCATTGTTCGCGTGTTGCGGCGGGGTCTGTTGTTTTGAAAGATGTGCCGCCAGAGATGACCGTTGCTGGTGTTCCTGCAAAAGTCGTTTCGCAAACAGGATGTTCCGAACCATCACGCAGTATGGATCAAATTTTGGCTGAGAAAGATGACCTTTATCTCGGTGAAAACATCTAA
- a CDS encoding DUF3126 family protein — MDKTELQKLQNYLRGLFNTDALEVRGRPTKKDSVEVYISDEFVGVIYADEEDGDLSYDMNIAILGIDLDQD; from the coding sequence TTGGACAAGACCGAACTTCAAAAACTACAAAATTACCTACGTGGTCTCTTCAATACGGATGCCTTGGAAGTAAGAGGGCGACCGACCAAGAAAGATTCTGTCGAAGTTTACATTTCAGACGAGTTTGTTGGTGTTATCTATGCTGACGAGGAAGATGGCGATCTTTCTTATGACATGAACATCGCCATTTTGGGTATTGACCTCGATCAAGACTGA